DNA sequence from the Marinilongibacter aquaticus genome:
CCCGGCTCTGTAGCCAGCTATTTCAACGGCCATACGCCTTCGGAGGCAGATGCCTGGAAAATACAACCCGAAGACATCGGACAAATTGTTTCAGACCTGATCAAAATGCCAGCCCGTACATTGCCGAGTAAAATAGAAGTCCGTCCCAGCAAAACCGCCAAAAAATGAATTTAGATCTTGCTCATAAAAATGCCTTGGTGTGCGGGGGCACAGATGGAATTGGTTTGGCTACCGCAAAAGAATTGGCCCTTTTGGGAGCCAATGTCACCCTATTTGCCCGAAACAAAGAGAAGCTGGAAAAGTCGATTGAAATGTTGGACAAATCGAAAGGACAAAGCCACGCTTATTTACTGGCCGATTTCTCGGACTCGCAGGCGGTAAAGGAAACCATCGACAAGCACGAAGGGAATTTTCATATTTTGATCAACAATACGGGAGGGCCGTCTGGCGGCCCCATCTTGGATGAAGAGCCCTTGAAATTCCAACAGACTTTCGAACAGCATTTGGTGAACAATCAATTGTTGGCACAATGGCTTGTACCTTTTATGAAAAGGGCACATTTCGGACGCATTATCAACATTATTTCTGTATCTGTCAATCAGCCCATTATCGGTTTGGGTGTATCGAATACCGTACGTTGGGCCGTAGCGGCTTGGGCCAAAACCCTTTCGAAAGAATTGAGCCATACGGGCATTACGGTCAACAATGTTTTGCCCGGCTATACGCTCACTGGTAGACTGCAACAGGTAAACCAAATGAATGCGGAAAAGCAAGGCAAAAGCCTCGAAGAGATAGAAGCACAGATGATCGCCTCGATACCATCTGGCAAAATCGCAGAACCCGAAGAAGTGGCCGCGGCGGCAGCCTTTTTGGCCAGTCCGGTGGCGATTTCCATCAACGGTTCGAATATCACTGTCGACGGTGGCTTAAGTGCAAGTTTATAATCTATTGGGTGGGGAGTTTTTTCTCCCCACTTTCATAAAAATGGGAATTTCCACTGCACGAAGCTCATCTCCCCAAATCGGTTTCAATTCTTCCATAAACGAGACCACAGGATTTTCTCCATTTTCGGCGATGAAATTCTGCACACTCGACCAAGAATTGAAATACCCTTGCACATGTTCCAAAGACCAATGCACACGTATAGAAAATTGCCGATCAACGGACAATTCTTCAAATCGGAAAGGAATAGAGGCGTATTTTTGTTCAATGTGCCGACGCTCGGCATCCCAATATTCACCCACTTTTTCTGCGTAAAACCAATCGATTTTTTCATCAATTTCCCGATCGACCCGTAAAAGACCGTAGCCCCAAACGGCCAGTAAGCCTTCAGGTTTCAATACGCGAAAGGCTTCTGCACTGAACGCCTCGAAATCAAACCAATGCAAGGCCTGTGCCACGGTAATCAAATCGAAATAGGCATCGGGAAAATTGGTGGCTTCCGCCCTGCACAGCGAATAATCGACATTTGACTTACTTTCTGCTTTTTGAAGCTGTTTTTCACTGATATCCGTGGCCTTCACCTCGCTGAAATCGTGTGCCAGAGCCAGAGCCACCTGCCCATTTCCAGTGCCGCAATCCCAAGCCCTTTCTCTGGCCGAACAAAGCGAAACAATGTAAGCAATCAGTTCGTCAGGATACTTTGGCCTAAACTTCTTATACGTTTCGGCTTGATCGGAGAATTTATCTTTCGGCAGTTTCATGCTTTCGAGGAAAAAACTGGTACGAGTAAATCTGAAATTGTAATTTCGAAACTTCAGCGTGAATATCCTATATATGTACGAAGACCTCGAATTTATCAACGAGAATTATGCTCAAAATAAACTGAAAAAAGGCGATTACGACAACTGCATTTTTCAGCATTGCGATTTCTCCAAAGCAGACCTTTCTTCCATTAATTTTGTGGAATGTCGTTTCGAAAATTGCAATTTTTCCCTCGCCAGCGTAAAAAGTACCGGCTTTAAAGATACCGTATGGCTAGACTGCAAAGTGCTGGGTGTACAGTTTTTGGAGGTCAACACTTTTTTATTGCAAATGCATTTCAAGAACTGCATTTTGAACAACAGTATTTTCAGCAACCTCGACTTGAGAAGCAGTAAATTTGAGCACTCCGAAATCACCGAAGTGGATTTCTCGAATTGCAATTTACACGGTGTCGATTTTTCAAAATCCAACCTTCAGGGAGCCATTTTCGACAGCTGCGATTTACGCAAATGCGATTTCAGGACAGCCGAAAACTTAACCCTCGACCCCGATCGTAATCAAATGCAAGGAGCAAAATTTTCTTTGGACGGGCTGCCCGGCCTCTTGACAAAGCACAAACTCAAAATCAGTTGATATCCATGCGGATTCGCCATTCTTTGGGCAAATAATTGTTCACCCGATTTCCCAAACCTTTGACCCAGCCCAAGCCCATTTCTTGATAGCAGACCAAATGCCAACCTTGAATTTCAACTTCAAGAGCAAAAGATTCTCTTTTCAAATACAAAAGGGCATTGTCTTTATCCAAAGGCAATTGGGGCACCGCCTTGCTCACAATTGTACTGAGAGCAAGATCATGCGAAGGAATGAATTGCTCTTTTTTGAACTCGCCGATTTCCAAACCCGACGAACGTTTGAACAAAGCCCGAAACACAGAACCCATTTCTTTTTCAATGCTCTGCGGAATGGCAACCACGCGATTGTCGGGTTTTAAGAAAAAGGAAAAACGTGTTGGCTCTTCAATCCATTTCGACAACTCGCCCAAAAGCTTTTTCGGTAGGCGATTCAATTTTATTTTGCCTTCCACATAATCGGCGTCATGGCTCGTCTTTTCCAAAACAGCCAAGAAAAAGCCCTCTCCCTTCACTTTATGCGGAAAAAATTGGTACCCTTTTCCTGCGGCTTGCACACCTTCGAAAACCCCCACTTCCAATGAAACAGCCCTAAAATCTTGTTGTCTGCAAAACCATTCTACGTTTTCTGTATTTTCTTTGGTATTGTAAGTACAGGTTGAATAAAGCAATTTCCCGCCCGGAGCCACCAACATCGCCGCTGCTTGCAAGATGCGTTTTTGCCGAGCAGAGCAGGTTTGCACGGCCTCTGGCGACCAATGCCCCGAAGCCTCCTCATCTTTTCGGAAAAGGCCTTCGCCCGAGCAAGGGGCATCCACCAAAACCAAATCGAAAAAGCCTTCCAATTCAACAAACTCTTCGGAATCGTGATTGCTCACGATCACATTCGGGAAGCTCCACTTTCGCATGTTTTCCCTTAAAACACCCACTCGGCTTTTTATCACTTCGTTCACAACCAAAATACTCTCGTTGTTGAGCATATCGGCCAATAAAGTAGATTTTCCGCCAGGGGCCGCACAGAGGTCGAGCACCCGCAAAGGCCGTTCCAAATCGACACACTGTTTCACGGCCTCGTGAATAAACATGGACGAGGCCTCCTGTACATAATACGCTCCGGCATGAAAAGCAGGATCGAGCGTAAACACGGGCCTTTCCTTCAGATATTCGGCGTAAGGGTGCCAATTCACCGGCTCTTCTAAAACCATTGGCCTTTTGTTTTTTTGCGAATTGTGGCGAATGGAAACAGGAGATGCCTCGGCAATAGCCGCCTGAAAACTATCGAATTCATCGCCCAACAGGGCCTTCATTTGTGCCGTGAAAGCCTCTGGCCAATTAAAACTCATCTTTATGCGGATTTAAATCAACTATACCTTTTTGCAAGGCCAAATTATTCGGGTAGGAAACAATATTCCCACTTTCGTCTTCAATTTGTATCGAAAAAAAACTGAGGTCTTTTACTTTGCCCATCACCGAATCATTGCCGTCTATAATTTTCACTTTTGAGCCAATTTTTATGGGGTAATTGAAAAAGAGGATAACCGATGCCGTGACATTGCTCAACAAAGACCAATTCGCAAATAAGGCCACGCCGGCCACAGCAAAAAACGAGGCAAAAATGCTTTTGAAAGAAAAGTCCCAAATGAAAAAATTCACGACCAAAAGCAGACCAAAGAAAATAAAATCGAAGAATTTTCGCACATAGACAGCCCTGGCCAAGTGAAAATCGTAGAGCTGCACTTGACGGGAAATCAGTGTACGAACAATGAGGCGAAGCCCAATAAAAACGACCAAGCTTAAGATGCTCAATCCTATTTCTTCTAAATGCTTATTCAACATACCAGACTAAAATGCTTATACGAAATGCGATATACTCTCTGCAAAAGTAGTATTTCAGTGAAAAATTTTCATCAAAAAAACGGTTTCATTATTTTGCCCAAAAGCTGAAACAAAATGGCAAGAACAGAATCGAAAATGCTTCCCTTGGGCACGAAGGCTCCTGATTTCGCACTTCCCGATACGGTATCAGACAAGGTGCTTCGCTTGGAAGAGCTGAAATCGGAAGTCGCCACGGTCATTATGTTTATCTGCAACCATTGCCCTTTTGTAAAACACATCAACGCCGAACTGGTTAAAATGGCCCAAAAATTCATTCCAAAAGGAGTGAGTTTCATTGCGATAAGCTCAAACGATGTGGTGCACTATCCCGCCGACTCGCCCGAAAACATGAAGGCTCACGCCAAAGAAACGGGCTATCCGTTCCCCTACCTTTACGACGAAAGTCAGGAAGTAGCCCAAAAGTACGATGCGGCCTGCACGCCCGACTTCTACATTTTCGACAAACATTTAAAACTGGCCTACCGCGGACGAATGGACGCTTCAACACCGGGGAATGATGTACCGGTAACGGGCAACGACCTACGTGGAGCTTTGCGTGCCTTAATCGAAAATGAATTCGTCTCCGAAATTCAATACCCGAGTGTCGGCTGTGGCATAAAATGGAAAAAAGGATAGGAGTCAACACAGGCTTCTAAACGGGTTCTGCCAAATAATTCAACACTTCTTTTACACAGCGGCCCAAATTCCGTTTGATATCCGACGCCCAAAAACGAAACACCTTAAATCCCCGATTTTCTAAATCTGCATTCACTTGCCTGTCACGGGCAATATTGCGATCAATTTTCGCAATCCAAAAAGCCCGATTCGATTTAATTTGCTTCTTTTTCTCGTTCCAATCGTGACCATGCCAAAAGTCGCCATCAATAAAAACCACGTATTTTTTCGCCTTGTTGGCAATATCCGGCTTGCCGGGAAGGTCTTTCACATGCACTCGAAAACGCAAGCCTTGAGCATGCAATACGCGACGAAAAAGAATCTCGGGTTTGGTATTCTTCGACCGGATTTTGGACATCATTCGGCTACGTGTACGCGAAGTATAAAATCCCGACTTTTCTTCAAAGCGGGGCGTCTTATTTACATCGACATCGTATCTTTTCGCCAAAACGCAAATCCATTTAAGCATAGAAACCACCTGCAAAACCTTCCTTTTAGGGATAACCGTTCGCTCTTTCTGCTCTCCAAATATAAAAAAAGCGGGAGTAAAAAACTCCCGCTCTCAATTTCATACACGTTTGAAAATCAATCCAAATGCTTAGCCCAGTCGTCGTAGCTAAGGTTGAATTTCTTCAGCGTTTCTTCAGGTACACCGTCCCATACATTTGGTGTATTTCCTCGGTAATCCAAATCTTTTACACCTATTTCCGAAGTGTAGAAACCTGTGGTGGTCAAATCACGCATTTTATTGAAAAACGCTACGCCTTGCGACATTTCAGGTTTTGCTTCTTCTGGGTAGGCAATTTGGTCCACCAATTTCAAACGATCGGCCTTGCTTGCATCCACAAACTTTTTACCGAACTGTTTCACCGATTCTCTATCCAACCACATCAAACCTCCACGCATGGGAATTTGATGGTAAGGCATATCTTTTACAATAAACTCGATGAACTCGGGCACACCTGCTTCTGTAGCTGAACCCGATTTGCTGTCTGCTGGAATGATGATATCGGCCAAAATTGCGATAGTTGCCATCTCGTGCGGGTTGAAGAATACTTGATCATTCAACTCCTGATTGTGCAAAATTTCGGCTTTGGTAAAACCATCCTTTGCATCGGGCAAATCATCTTTTAAAGGTTTCTTAAGTGGAGCTTCGTTGGCCATTACTTTGCCACTTACTGCCACTCCAGCTGTACCTAATCCAATATTTTTTAAGACGTCTCTTCTTTTCATTTTCTTTCGGTTTTGGCTTACAAATTCCCTTTTTTCACTTCAGACAACATATAATCTGAGGCACGCATACTCAAGGCCAAGATAGTCCATGTTGGGTTCTTGTCTGCTTGAGAAACAAAAGGCCCTCCGTCTACAACGAAGAGGTTTTTCACATCATGAGCTTGGCAATAGCCGTTCAAAGCCGACTTGTTTTTGTCGCTTCCCATACGCACAGTACCCACTTCGTGGATAATACGACCGGGTGCGGCTAAACCGTAATTCGAGTCGGCTCCAGGTTTTTCGCCCATTGGCACACCGCCCATCGAAATGATAATTTCTTCGAAAGTATCTTGCATGTGTTTCGCCTGATTGATTTCGTGGTCGCTCCACGTGTAATTGAAACGCAATACAGGAATACCGTATCTATCCACCACATTCGGGTCGATTTCGCAATAGTTGTCTTCGCGGGCGATGGCTTCACCCCGACCCGACATTCCAAATGTAGCTCCGTAGAAATAGCGAACGTCGTCTTTAAGTGAAGCTCCATAACCACCGGCTTTTTTGCCGTCGCGGAAACGTCCGTTCAGGTTTTGCATGCCCATACCTACACCGTAGCCCGGCTGATGCATACCCCCCCAATATTCGATGTGATAACCTCTTGGGAAATCCAATTTGGAATTATCCAACCACCATGGCGAGTACACGTGCATTCCGCCTACACCGTCTTCGTTGTAACGGTCGCGGCCCACCAATGAAGGCATAAAGCCCATGCGGTCGGCTCCAGTAGAATCGTGCAAATATTTACCTACAACACCGGATGAATTGGCCAAACCATTGGAGAAACGAGAAGATTTGGAGTTCAACAACAGACGCGAAGACTCACAAGCACTGGCGGCCAAAATCACAATTTTACCACGCACAGTGAATTCGTTCTTCGTAATCTTATCCACATACGACACGCCAGTAGCTTTACCATTTTCATCGGTATGTACCTCGCGAGCCATGGCGTTGTTGATCAATGTCAAATTACCTGTTTTCAAAGCAGGTTTTACCAAAACAGAGGAAGACGAGAAATCGGCGTATGCCTGACAACCCCTGTTACACTGGCTACAGTAAAAACAAGAACCACGCTCGTCGTTAATCGGTTTTGTTAAGATCGAAAGTCTAGAAGGAATGGTCAAAACACCTGTTTTTTTGTTTCCTTCCATTACCATCAATTCGTGCAACCTTGGTTTCGGTGGCGGCAAGAAAATACTATCCGGATCATTCGGCAAGCCTTCTCTTGTACCGAATACACCAATTAGCTTATCGACCTCGTCGTAATAAGGTGCCACATCTTCGTAGCTGATCGGCCAGTTTTCACCAAGGCCGTCGATGTCTTTTCTTTTGAAATCTTTGGGGCCAAAACGCAAAGAGATACGTCCCCAGTGGTTGGTTCTTCCACCAAGCATTCTTGACCTGAACCAGTCAAACTTTGTACCGTCTTTGTGGGTATAAGGCTCACCTTCAATATCCCAGCCACCCCAAGCGGCATCGAAATCACCAAAATTCCTGAATTTGGTTGAGGCACCTCTCCTTGGCGAATCCCAAGGATTTTTCAGCTGCGTGATGTACTTCGAATCTCCTGGATCGTAAAAACCGCCTGCTTCAAGCATACATACTTTTGCACCGGCTTTTGTTAATTGGTAGGCGGCCATCCCCCCACCAGCTCCAGAACCCACTATCACCACATCATATTCCTTTGGAGCTTCTTTTATTTGAAAATCTTTCATAGACAGAGTTTGATTGGTATCATTAATAAGCAAAAAAAGCGAATTATTTGAGAATTTGAAAGATCGCCTTTCTCAAATAAAAATCGAAATAGACCATCTTCTCAAATTCGGCAATTATCTATTTAAAAACAAGAAGCTTAGCATTCTTTAAAGATTTTATTAATCCTTTGTTAACGCCCGATTCTTTGTTCCGATTTATTTGATATGCCTGGCCAAAAAGAGCGAAAGGTCGAGAAATACTATTTTCGCCCGCACGTTTCGGTCGATATGAAATATAGCCGTATCGAACTCTTGGCTAATGACATCCAAATTGTTCACATTGAAAACTTTGGCGAAATTCCGTACAAAATCTTTCGATTGTGTGTCCAGCTTTACCA
Encoded proteins:
- a CDS encoding SDR family oxidoreductase, coding for MNLDLAHKNALVCGGTDGIGLATAKELALLGANVTLFARNKEKLEKSIEMLDKSKGQSHAYLLADFSDSQAVKETIDKHEGNFHILINNTGGPSGGPILDEEPLKFQQTFEQHLVNNQLLAQWLVPFMKRAHFGRIINIISVSVNQPIIGLGVSNTVRWAVAAWAKTLSKELSHTGITVNNVLPGYTLTGRLQQVNQMNAEKQGKSLEEIEAQMIASIPSGKIAEPEEVAAAAAFLASPVAISINGSNITVDGGLSASL
- a CDS encoding class I SAM-dependent methyltransferase, whose product is MKLPKDKFSDQAETYKKFRPKYPDELIAYIVSLCSARERAWDCGTGNGQVALALAHDFSEVKATDISEKQLQKAESKSNVDYSLCRAEATNFPDAYFDLITVAQALHWFDFEAFSAEAFRVLKPEGLLAVWGYGLLRVDREIDEKIDWFYAEKVGEYWDAERRHIEQKYASIPFRFEELSVDRQFSIRVHWSLEHVQGYFNSWSSVQNFIAENGENPVVSFMEELKPIWGDELRAVEIPIFMKVGRKNSPPNRL
- a CDS encoding pentapeptide repeat-containing protein, which codes for MNILYMYEDLEFINENYAQNKLKKGDYDNCIFQHCDFSKADLSSINFVECRFENCNFSLASVKSTGFKDTVWLDCKVLGVQFLEVNTFLLQMHFKNCILNNSIFSNLDLRSSKFEHSEITEVDFSNCNLHGVDFSKSNLQGAIFDSCDLRKCDFRTAENLTLDPDRNQMQGAKFSLDGLPGLLTKHKLKIS
- a CDS encoding methyltransferase RsmF C-terminal domain-like protein, giving the protein MSFNWPEAFTAQMKALLGDEFDSFQAAIAEASPVSIRHNSQKNKRPMVLEEPVNWHPYAEYLKERPVFTLDPAFHAGAYYVQEASSMFIHEAVKQCVDLERPLRVLDLCAAPGGKSTLLADMLNNESILVVNEVIKSRVGVLRENMRKWSFPNVIVSNHDSEEFVELEGFFDLVLVDAPCSGEGLFRKDEEASGHWSPEAVQTCSARQKRILQAAAMLVAPGGKLLYSTCTYNTKENTENVEWFCRQQDFRAVSLEVGVFEGVQAAGKGYQFFPHKVKGEGFFLAVLEKTSHDADYVEGKIKLNRLPKKLLGELSKWIEEPTRFSFFLKPDNRVVAIPQSIEKEMGSVFRALFKRSSGLEIGEFKKEQFIPSHDLALSTIVSKAVPQLPLDKDNALLYLKRESFALEVEIQGWHLVCYQEMGLGWVKGLGNRVNNYLPKEWRIRMDIN
- a CDS encoding mechanosensitive ion channel family protein yields the protein MSILSLVVFIGLRLIVRTLISRQVQLYDFHLARAVYVRKFFDFIFFGLLLVVNFFIWDFSFKSIFASFFAVAGVALFANWSLLSNVTASVILFFNYPIKIGSKVKIIDGNDSVMGKVKDLSFFSIQIEDESGNIVSYPNNLALQKGIVDLNPHKDEF
- a CDS encoding thioredoxin family protein encodes the protein MARTESKMLPLGTKAPDFALPDTVSDKVLRLEELKSEVATVIMFICNHCPFVKHINAELVKMAQKFIPKGVSFIAISSNDVVHYPADSPENMKAHAKETGYPFPYLYDESQEVAQKYDAACTPDFYIFDKHLKLAYRGRMDASTPGNDVPVTGNDLRGALRALIENEFVSEIQYPSVGCGIKWKKG
- a CDS encoding very short patch repair endonuclease codes for the protein MAKRYDVDVNKTPRFEEKSGFYTSRTRSRMMSKIRSKNTKPEILFRRVLHAQGLRFRVHVKDLPGKPDIANKAKKYVVFIDGDFWHGHDWNEKKKQIKSNRAFWIAKIDRNIARDRQVNADLENRGFKVFRFWASDIKRNLGRCVKEVLNYLAEPV
- a CDS encoding gluconate 2-dehydrogenase subunit 3 family protein, yielding MKRRDVLKNIGLGTAGVAVSGKVMANEAPLKKPLKDDLPDAKDGFTKAEILHNQELNDQVFFNPHEMATIAILADIIIPADSKSGSATEAGVPEFIEFIVKDMPYHQIPMRGGLMWLDRESVKQFGKKFVDASKADRLKLVDQIAYPEEAKPEMSQGVAFFNKMRDLTTTGFYTSEIGVKDLDYRGNTPNVWDGVPEETLKKFNLSYDDWAKHLD
- a CDS encoding GMC family oxidoreductase is translated as MKDFQIKEAPKEYDVVIVGSGAGGGMAAYQLTKAGAKVCMLEAGGFYDPGDSKYITQLKNPWDSPRRGASTKFRNFGDFDAAWGGWDIEGEPYTHKDGTKFDWFRSRMLGGRTNHWGRISLRFGPKDFKRKDIDGLGENWPISYEDVAPYYDEVDKLIGVFGTREGLPNDPDSIFLPPPKPRLHELMVMEGNKKTGVLTIPSRLSILTKPINDERGSCFYCSQCNRGCQAYADFSSSSVLVKPALKTGNLTLINNAMAREVHTDENGKATGVSYVDKITKNEFTVRGKIVILAASACESSRLLLNSKSSRFSNGLANSSGVVGKYLHDSTGADRMGFMPSLVGRDRYNEDGVGGMHVYSPWWLDNSKLDFPRGYHIEYWGGMHQPGYGVGMGMQNLNGRFRDGKKAGGYGASLKDDVRYFYGATFGMSGRGEAIAREDNYCEIDPNVVDRYGIPVLRFNYTWSDHEINQAKHMQDTFEEIIISMGGVPMGEKPGADSNYGLAAPGRIIHEVGTVRMGSDKNKSALNGYCQAHDVKNLFVVDGGPFVSQADKNPTWTILALSMRASDYMLSEVKKGNL